The following coding sequences lie in one Cryptococcus gattii WM276 chromosome L, complete sequence genomic window:
- a CDS encoding Hypothetical Protein (Similar to TIGR gene model, INSD accession AAW45060.1): protein MAGLLTLPPPSVTLALGGLTTSYVFFANVTDLSWGIVPLLNGRFGAVDIDEKKRAKMWAIYFNRAARGIVGGSVLSALLNFTTAYIHPSSLIRRVTLISGVASLLIVPITFTVGILPVNNRLLEIASGAETTRDDEVKSLVEVWGKKHLLRMPAYTTAWVLSFFALVYDGRI, encoded by the exons ATGGCCGGCCTACTCACGCTCCCGCCTCCTAGTGTCACCCTCGCCCTGGGCGGGCTGACTACTTCATATGTTTTCTTCGCTAATGTGACAGACCTAAGCTGGGGTATCGTCCCACTCCTTAACGGCCGCTTCGGTGCTGTCGACATtgatgaaaagaagagggCTAAGATGTGGGCGATCTACTTTAATCGAGCAGCT CGTGGCATTGTCGGCGGCTCAGTTCTTTCTGCCCTTTTGAATTTCACTACGGCTTACATCCACCCGTCATCACTCATCCGCCGTGTTACTCTTATCTCCGGAGTAGCGTCTCTCCTTATCGTACCCATCACCTTTACAGTGGGTATTTTGCCCGTCAATAACCGACTCCTTGAGATAGCAAGTGGGGCGGAAACCACTAGAGACGACGAAGTGAAGAGCCTTGTGGAAGTATGGGGGAAGAAGCATCTGTTGAGGATGCCTGCCTACACCACTGCTTGGGTGTTGAGCTTCTTCGCACTTGTCTACGATGGCAGGATTTAA
- a CDS encoding Maintenance of ploidy protein mob1, putative (Similar to TIGR gene model, INSD accession AAW45059.1) translates to MSNTAKAASLVGSGNLRTAVKLPEGEDLQEWIAVHVVDFFNHVNMLYGTISEFCTPTECPVMNAGPKYEYFWEDGTTYKKPTQLSAPAYVEALMSWTQSILDDEKHFPQTIGKRFPPTFMTTAKTILRRLFRVYAHIYHAHFDQICALGIEAHLNTNYRHFLLFVDEFALLSEKDLVPLEDFNKTILSETGK, encoded by the exons ATGTCTAACACAGCAAAAGCGGCCAGTCTCGTA GGCTCTGGTAACTTGAGGACAGCAGTCAAACTCCCAGAAGGTGAAGACTTGCAAGAATGGATCGCTGTGCACG TCGTTGACTTCTTCAACCACGTCAACATGTTGTACGGTACGATATCCGAGTTCTGTACGCCGACAGAG TGCCCTGTAATGAATGCCGGACCAAAATATGAGTACTTTTGGGAAGATGGAACAACTTA CAAAAAACCTACCCAGCTTTCAGCCCCAGCCTACGTGGAAGCACTCATGTCGTGGACTCAATCTATCCTTGATGACGAAAAGCACTTCCCTCAGACCATTGGCAAGCGCTTCCCCCCCACATTTATGACGACCGCCAAGACGATTTTAAGGCGGTTATTCAGAGTATATGCCCATATCTACCATGCTCATTTTGACCAAATTTGTGCATTAGGTATCGAAG CCCACCTGAACACCAACTATCGTCATTTTCTCCTGTTTGTCGACGAG TTTGCTCTGCTGTCAGAAAAGGACCTCGTACCTCTTGAAGATTTCAACAAGACCATCTTGAGCGAAACAGGCAAGTAA
- a CDS encoding uncharacterized protein (Similar to TIGR gene model, INSD accession AAW45255.1) produces MSTTTPSMPQLPRTDEGKRICQIIRVKPERLEEYKKVHADVWPEVLGALRKAHIVDYSIHYFAPHSLLIAHMRYIGSDFQKDMDSIKENEATKKWWQLTDGMQESFVPGATGSESGPGWWTEAEEVFRLEG; encoded by the exons ATGAGCACCACCACCCCGTCGATGCCTCAACTTCCGAGAACAGATGAAGGGAAAAGGATATGTCAGATCATCAGAGTCAAACCAGAGAGATTGGAAGAATATAAAAAG GTTCATGCCGACGTTTGGCCAGAGGTCCTCGGGGCACTGAGGAAAGCCCACATTGTCG ACTATTCCATTCATTACTTTGCTCCCCACAGTCTTCTTATAGCCCATATGCGCTACATCGGCAGCGACTTCCAGAAAGACATGGACAGCATCAAGGAAAATGAAGCGACAAAGAAATGGTGGCAG TTGACTGATGGAATGCAAGAAAGCTTCGTTCCCGGTGCAACAGGCTCAGAGAGCGGGCCTGGATGGTGGACGGAAGCAGAGGAAGTCTTTAGATTGGAGGGTTGA
- a CDS encoding uncharacterized protein (Similar to TIGR gene model, INSD accession AAW45057.1) — protein sequence MPFQETKTPQPPAIKVSSSNVPHSERPIQSPSTPRSPLRSTSSSSGEQGESNGTPASRKHKGSHNHVRINDDPEITINNGDEGPSGSGHRKRASFAFTVDDDAGRHDAENKGSGDDDQINEKTRSEKFKILAGLRLKKILGHRWFCWIGPKLTWGKLKPVIRCAIAAWLGLVLLVIVPVETAMGNGAFFLLIVSFMLPPSDPVVQTLEKYLYLFLFTALSWVWVIIAVLIAGATRGPPDPNRVAEAEAKWAYLKDVNPTKYQQRIIFDGTYLQAKPAVVCSIFLSAGTGALLCWKMKTQPSPATFPFVLACILMDVSLTTVVFFPYNFYTSGLLFFLPMAIQAGIGTLCSFLIFPESVGHSFQSKFPGILTPLASAMESIEALFGEAEKPDNGQDENTDDLLSVRNSENEPKFYADKLDDWAERSKKIRAQLLQSLAGLPPLRAQQRYLAVDVSYSRLSGEDLRTLFDRLAIVQARSGGMAFFFDVIVTNAKHSHLDSSAWSVHQVSQSRPGSRAASIRHEFLDERRGSVDDSFHADGTVTPPPEVDDHAESPHHDRGLYFGSRKFNISGILRRSNSPLGFTATQKGSHLSLLDHLRKSQQPVGMYESTRYMDIERNFAVDTEHVLEQLDILARGCAPVIRACEAALSEATDWILNVNRDRKIFPWPSQHRKARKEKGRDEKIVATTRLEEVTGHLQSALDDFCVTRLEIIQPYKHLFDPTHPEDEGHRGKMHFRSLFQNFVAQYHVIEFAEALLKLLRLMEELDKSRQKRRLWYPHLTTMVNHFRHSHKDKHLTGGDDGHENEVAFEQEGEEDFLGEVKKRNPEYKPFDSPFLNLIAKCSGALDILSSRSFMYALKAAVLGALTTLPNFIAAQLSRVVASFWGCLIGMVIWYIGSGSGQGNPYGIAAVCAVAFPLASFFRIHFPGPLLTAVMTPVTMGLVIGYSYYNGTIGPLTNAEWGWDVAWRRYVCVFIGISAAWAFSYVPPVYSAKRAIRYSYARTIGVAGSIFCEVLSHANDHHYHLKENDAIRHNLITWKSKLNKLGKRHINATREFSLRGQWPEERYKALFETLQDVFSLLSQLNHVLTQLDRPWRKALLDRTRLSDPIFLGDVMVVLSMCSTALRAGTPLPQITPSPLVARFRMGKTKGLDLPQDPTDQSGELPSLVTVDVLESDNYMRYALGITTTFSLISRLDRIVVICKTLLGENYHISGLHLEQTTRA from the exons ATGCCCTTCCAAGAAACAAAGACGCCACAGCCACCGGCTATTAAAGTCAGCTCCTCAAATGTCCCTCACTCAGAACGGCCCATCCAATCCCCATCTACGCCCCGCTCTCCTCTCAGATCAacatcttcctcctcggGAGAACAGGGAGAATCAAATGGTACTCCAGCATCAAGGAAACACAAAGGAAGTCACAATCACGTCCGAATAAACGATGATCCAGAAATAACTATCAACAATGGAGACGAAGGGCCTAGTGGAAGTGGCCATCGAAAGCGAGCCTCTTTTGCCTTCACGGTGGATGATGACGCGGGCAGGCATGATGCAGAGAACAAAGGGAGCGGCGATGACGATCAAATCAATGAGAAGACTAGGTCCGAGAAGTTCAAAATACTAGCAGGATTGAGGCTGAAGAAAATCCTTGGACACCGGTGGTTTTGTTGGATTGGGCCTAAGTTGACATGGGGAAAATTAAAACCTGTGATCAGATGTGCCATAGCT GCGTGGCTAGGTCTTGTGCTTTTAGTGATCGTCCCCGTTGAGACGGCCATGGGCAATGGCGCAT TTTTCCTATTGATTGTCAGCTTCATGCTACCACCTAGTGATCCCGTGGTTCAGACGCTGGAGAAGTATCTATATCTATTCCTCTTCACCGCACTATCATGGGTTTGG GTAATTATTGCAGTGCTCATTGCTGGTGCCACGAGAGGTCCTCCCGATCCCAATAGGGTTGCCGAAGCCGAAGCAAAATGGGCGTATTTGAAGGATGTCAACCCTACCAAATACCAGCAAAGAATC ATTTTCGATGGTACTTATCTCCAAGCGAAGCCAGCTGTGGTATGCAGCATTTTCTTGTCTGCGGGGACGGGCGCTCTT CTTTGCTGGAAAATGAAGACGCAACCCAGCCCAGCCACATTCCCATTCGTGCTAGCCTGCATTCTTATGGATGTTAGCCTTACAACTGTCGTTTTCTTTCCTTACAACTTTTATACCTCCGgtctcctcttctttctaCCGATGGCTATACAAGCTGGCATTGGTACTCTCTGCTCGTTTCTCATCTTTCCCGAGTCAGTCGGCCACTCTTTTCAGTCAAAATTCCCAGGAATTCTTACTCCGCTCGCTTCTGCCATGGAGTCTATCGAAGCCCTTTTCGGCGAAGCCGAAAAGCCCGATAACGGACAAGATGAGAATACTGATGATCTGCTATCGGTAAGAAATAGTGAAAACGAGCCGAAGTTCTACGCGGACAAGCTTGATGATTGGGCTGAAAGGAGCAAGAAGATTCGCGCTCAGCTTCTCCAGTCTTTGGCTGGACTTCCACCCTTGAGAGCTCAACAGCGATACCTGGCGGTAGATGTCAGTTACAGCCGTTTATCAGGAGAAGACTTGCGCACTCTCTTTGATCGATTGGCCATTGTCCAGGCACGTTCAGGAGGGATGGCTTTCTTCTTTGATGTTATCGTCACCAATGCCAAACACTCACACCTGGACTCGTCTGCGTGGTCTGTCCATCAAGTCTCTCAATCCCGCCCAGGTTCCCGCGCCGCTTCTATCAGGCATGAGTTTTTGgatgagagaagaggaagtgtGGATGATAGCTTCCATGCTGATGGGACTGTCACGCCTCCCCCCGAAGTCGATGATCACGCAGAGAGTCCTCATCATGATCGCGGGTTGTATTTTGGTTCCCGAAAATTCAATATTTCCGGCATTTTGAGGAGAAGTAATTCTCCACTTGGGTTCACTGCGACACAAAAAGGAAGCCATCTCTCCCTGCTTGATCACCTCAGAAAATCCCAACAGCCTGTAGGTATGTACGAAAGTACTCGATACATGGACATTGAGCGAAACTTTGCTGT AGACACTGAGCACGTGTTGGAACAGCTTGATATCCTTGCAAGAGGCTGTGCTCCGGTAATTCGCGCTTGCGAAGCTGCTCTTTCAGAAGCAACGGATTGGATCCTCAATGTTAATCGAGATCGAAAAATCTTCCCCTGGCCCAGTCAGCATCGCAAAGCAcggaaagagaaagggagAGATGAAAAGATTGTCGCAACCACCAGACTTGAAGAGGTCACTGGACATCTGCAAAGTGCCTTAGACGACTTCTGTGTTACCCGTTTGGAAATTATTCAGCCGTATAAACATCTTTTTGACCCCACTCATCCCGAGGACGAAGGACATCGGGGAAAA ATGCACTTCCGAAGTTTATTCCAGAACTTTGTCGCTCAGTACCATGTTATAGAATTTGCAGAGGCACTCCTAAAGTTGCTTAGGCTTATGGAGGAGTTGGATAAGTCACGTCAAAAGCGAAGATTATGGTATCCCCATTTAACCACGATGGTGAATCATTTCCGTCACTCCCACAAGGACAAGCATTTGACTGGTGGTGACGATGGGCATGAGAATGAAG TTGCATTCGAAcaggaaggagaggaggattTCTTGGGTGAGGTCAAAAAGCGAAACCCAGAGTATAAGCCTTTCGACAGCCCATTCCTTAACCTCATCGCCAAATGCTCAGGGGCTCTGGATATCCTCAGCAGCAGAAGTTTCATGTATGCTTTGAAGGCAGCGGTGCTGGGCGCTTTGACAACCCTGCCCAATTTCATCGC GGCTCAGTTAA GTCGTGTTGTGGCCTCTTTCTGGGGATGCTTGATTGGTATGGTCATTTG GTACATTGGCAGCGGTTCAGGGCAAGGCAATCCT TATGGAATTGCTGCTGTATGTGCAGTTGCTTTTCCCTTAGCGTCATTCTTTAGAATACACTTCCCAGGACCATTGTTAACAGCTGTTATGACTCCTGTAACAATGGGCCTAGTTATCGGATAC TCATACTATAACGGAACTATAGGACCCCTTACCAATGCAGAGTGGGGTTGGGATGTTGCTTGGCGTCGTTATGTCTGCGTCTTTATTGGAATATCTGCAGCCTGGGCGTTTTCATATG TGCCTCCAGTGTACTCTGCGAAGCGCGCCATCCGTTACTCATACGCTCGAACAATTGGCGTCGCTGGCTCTATTTTTTGCGAAGTTCTTTCTCACGCAAATGACCATCATTATCACCTCAAGGAAAATGACGCTATCCGCCATAACCTTATTACATGGAAATCAAAATTGAATAAG TTGGGTAAGAGACATATCAATGCGACACGAGAATTTTCGTTGAGGGGTCAGTGGCCCGAGGAAAGATATAAG GCTCTTTTCGAGACATTGCAAGACGTTTTCTCGCTTCTGTCGCAACTTAATCATGTCCTCACACAGCTTGACCGCCCATGGCGCAAGGCATTGCTCGATAGAACTCGCTTGTCTGATCCCATTTTTCTGGGTGATGTGATGGTAGTATTAAGTATGTGTTCCACGGCGTTAAGAGCGGGAACACCTTTACCTCAAATCACCCCGAGCCCTCTGGTTGCAAGATTT AGAATGGGCAAGACTAAGGGATTGGATTTACCCCAAGACCCTACTGATCAATCTGGCGAGCTTCCTAGCCTGGTGACGGTAGATG TCCTGGAATCCGATAATTACATGCGCTACGCACTGGGTATCACTACCACCTTCTCTCTTATTTCTCGACTTGACAGAATAGTTGTCATTTGCAAAAC ATTATTGGGTGAAAATTATCATATTTCCGGTCTTCATTTGGAACAAACAACTAGGGCATAG
- a CDS encoding uncharacterized protein (Similar to SGTC gene model, INSD accession EAL17678.1): MSQKQLFAAFDVSRQVRKFSIDSLLSLCPFYVLIVPKRVVPRLADLEANEVSDLFLSVQHIGKVLEDVYKARAMTVSLQDGVAAGQSVPHVHIHLIPRHPTDYDGKNDRIYPLLEQSENRLHGDLKNSDVPAVNGNVEHDGQTKAQVGKWEVPKDEDRKPRSTEEMEREAIWLASFFQKHQ, from the exons ATGTCCCAAAAGCAGCTGTTCGCTGCTTTTGACGTATCCCGCCAAG TGAGGAAATTCTCTATCGACAGTCTTCTATCGCTCTGCCCTTTCT ATGTACTAATTGTTCCCAAACGTGTTGTCCCAAGGCTAGCCGATCTGGAAGCCAATGAAGTATCAGatctttttctttccgTCCAGCATATTGGCAAGGTCCTTGAAGACGTATACAAAGCACGGGCTATGACAGTTTCTCTGCAG GACGGTGTCGCTGCTGGACAGTCAGTGCCACACGTGCACATTCACCTAATCCCTCGTCATCCAACAGATTATGATGGGAAGAACGATCGAATATACCCCCTTCTAGAGCAGTCTGAAAACCGGCTCCACGGCGATTTGAAAAATTCAGATGTACCAGCAGTGAATGGCAACGTTGAGCATGATGGTCAAACCAAGGCTCAAGTGGGGAAATGGGAGGTCCCAAAGGATGAGGATAGAAAGCCTAGGAGTAcagaggagatggagagggaggCCATTTGGTTGGCTAGTTTCTTTCAGAAGCACCAATAG
- a CDS encoding uncharacterized protein (Similar to TIGR gene model, INSD accession AAW45062.1), giving the protein MPPLFTSTSLTTFMRQIRGVAKYIQQPATVMSHTAPKRTMNTLGRARNAAHQLAHQTFPSLSTPAHQLHQSTTIRAGARFATSSATGSSSKASQRNLGAVGRALQASKRPQWGHGRSIPTNVGIGSARGFASAPAAGGISGNVPVVLRAFATLVDDDYSAKNPLPRATRYSPYTRKTRRTRRKVCKSIDSSFISDLHHYFPLVAASQLDEAKVDLPPLPEQLVTPGKTATLALPLSPSLEALLHPTSSLTYSETSIGVHILARLTAGLLPIHAAFSLHSSTRVIPLLTKLDGLGVMDFHPGGPNVLAELVKDAEGRPDILRLIFEQRSSDNVKALLGGSLRPNEEGEWWALWDEGDRAMELTQCERRAIMERWDGGEENAEPDEELLVYPTLDMSLVNSVDSPLTPPPPSEISSFNSTPSTQSTLSLSSLLSHMDDSSEGWSIPPSEADTDVDSVYAGSEEWGDVSSTVVSMHSEQEEQNSDDGVSVWWAGAGEGFGFVAQPW; this is encoded by the coding sequence ATGCCGCCCCTCTTCACTTCCACCTCGCTCACCACGTTCATGCGGCAGATACGTGGTGTAGCAAAATATATTCAACAGCCTGCCACAGTCATGTCCCATACAGCACCAAAACGTACTATGAACACTCTCGGGCGTGCGCGGAATGCCGCTCATCAGCTTGCACACCAGACATTCCCTAGTCTTTCCACCCCAGCTCATCAGCTTCACCAGTCTACGACTATCAGGGCAGGCGCAAGATTTGCCACCTCGTCTGCTACTGGTTCCTCTTCAAAAGCTTCCCAAAGAAATCTAGGCGCCGTCGGCCGGGCGTTGCAGGCATCCAAGCGTCCTCAGTGGGGACACGGTCGATCCATCCCTACCAATGTTGGAATTGGGTCCGCTCGCGGGTTTGCATCTGCTCCAGCAGCTGGCGGGATTTCTGGCAATGTCCCTGTTGTCCTCCGTGCCTTTGCAACCCTTGTCGACGATGATTACTCCGCTAAAAACCCTCTCCCTCGTGCTACTCGATACTCTCCATACACACGCAAGACGAGGCGTACTAGGAGAAAGGTCTGCAAGTCCATCGACTCTTCTTTCATTTCCGACTTGCACCACTATTTCCCTCTCGTCGCAGCTTCCCAACTTGACGAGGCTAAGGTCGaccttcctcctcttcctgaaCAGCTCGTGACACCAGGCAAGACTGCCAcccttgctcttcctctttctccttctctcgAAGCCTTGCTTCATCCGACTTCTTCTTTGACGTATTCCGAAACGTCTATCGGGGTCCACATCCTTGCCCGCCTTACTGCGGGCCTCTTGCCAATACACGCCGCCTTTTCTTTACATTCGTCAACCAGGGTCATCCCGCTTTTGACAAAGCTTGACGGACTGGGTGTGATGGATTTCCATCCTGGTGGTCCCAATGTTCTGGCAGAACTTGTGAAGGATGCAGAAGGTCGCCCAGATATCTTGAGGCTGATATTTGAACAAAGATCATCGGACAACGTGAAGGCGTTGTTGGGGGGAAGCTTGAGACCGAACGAAGAGGGCGAATGGTGGGCGTTGTGGGATGAGGGGGATAGGGCCATGGAGTTGACACAGTGTGAGAGAAGAGCAATAATGGAGAGATGGGATGGAGGCGAAGAGAATGCTGAGCCTGATGAAGAATTGCTTGTTTATCCGACTCTAGACATGTCTCTCGTCAATTCAGTCGACTCCCCTCTCacaccacctccacctaGCGAGATCTCTTCATTCAACAGTACCCCTTCCACCCAGTCGACTCTCTCTCTGTCATCGCTTCTCTCCCATATGGATGACTCTTCGGAAGGGTGGTCCATTCCTCCATCGGAAGCGGACACAGACGTTGATTCTGTCTATGCAGGGAGTGAAGAGTGGGGAGATGTTAGCTCGACCGTAGTCAGCATGCATAGTGAGCAAGAGGAACAGAATAGTGATGATGGAGTCTCTGTATGGTGGGCTGGCGCAGGGGAAGGTTTTGGTTTCGTAGCTCAGCCTTGGTGA
- a CDS encoding Urease (Urea amidohydrolase), putative (Similar to TIGR gene model, INSD accession AAW45058.1): protein MHLLPRETDKLILTTLGTLAQRRLARGLILNRAETIALISSQLQEFIRDGRHSVAELMDMGKKMLGRRHVRKGVPESIHSIQVEGTFPDGVFLVTVDDPISSDDGDLNNALYGSFLPIPSADVFPAAPEPTDTLLGALICRKEPIKINVSRRRFRLEVKNAGDRPIQVGSHYHFLETNPALIFDRLLSYGYHLDIPAGTAVRFEPGEKKTVTMVEFGGKKIFHGGSGLGSGPFNENLRNTKIKEMVEKGGFSHKEQEKIEEGPVTEMNREVYASMFGPTTGDKIKLADMDLWIEIEKDYTVYGEECKFGGGKVLRDGGGQASGRYDHEVLDLVITNALIVDWNGIYKADIGVKNGIIVGIGKAGNPDMMDGVTDGMIVGSNTEVIAGEKLIVTAGALDVHVHYICPQLMTEALASGITTVVGGGTGPADGSNATTCTSSPFYMQNMIKATDTMPLNFGFTGKGNDSGTNSLRDIIEAGACGLKVHEDWGATPEVIDRALTIADEYDVQVNLHSDTLNESGYVESTLAAIKGRTIHSYHTEGAGGGHAPDIIVVCEHENVLPSSTNPTRPYAVNTLDEHLDMLMVCHHLDKSIPEDIAFADSRIRSETVAAEDVLQDTGAISMISSDSQAMGRIGEVITRTWRTAAKMKQYRGPLEGDEPTRDNNRVKRYVAKYTINPAITHGMSHLIGHVAVGCLADLVFWTAESFGARPEMVLKGGVIAWAAIGEANAAIPTVQPIIGRPMWGAQPAAAALNSIVWVSQASLDKDLVKRFDIKKRAEAVKNCRAIGKKDMKWNDTMPKMTVDPETYDVRADGVLCDVPPADKLPLTKRYFVY, encoded by the exons ATGCATCTTCTCCCAAGAGAAACG GACAAACTCATCCTCACGACTTTGGGCACTCTTGCTCAGCGTCGTCTTGCTCGAGGCCTTATTCTCAACCGTGCTGAGACTATTGCTCTCATCTCCTCCCAGCTGCAGGAATTCATTCGAGATGGACGCCACTCTGTTGCAGAGCTCATGGATatgggaaagaagatgttGGGCAGGCGACATGTCAGGAAAGGCGTTCCAGAATCAATTCACAGTATTCAGGTGGAAGGAACCTTCCCCGACGGTGTATTTTTGGTCACAGTCGATGATCCCATTTCCTCAGATGATGGCGACT TAAACAACGCCCTTTACGGCTCTTTCCTGCCAATCCCCTCGGCAGACGTTTTCCCTGCTGCACCCGAGCCAACGGATACCCTCCTAGGAGCACTCATTTGTCGCAAAGAACCAATTAAGATCAATGTTTCCCGACGACGCTTCAGGCTTGAAGTCAAGAATGCTGGAGACAGGCCAATTCAAGTTGGCTCACACTACCATTTCCTTGAAACCAACCCGGCCCTCATCTTCGACAGACTCTTGTCCTATGGCTACCATTTGGATATTCCCGCTGGTACGGCGGTGAGATTTGAGCCCGGGGAGAAGAAAACTGTGACAATGGTAGAATTCGGCGGAAAGAAGATCTTCCACGGCGGAAGTGGACTGGGAAGCGGACCTTTCAACGAAAATTTAAGGAATACTAAAATCAAGGAGATGGTTGAGAAAGGTGGATTCAGTCATAAGGAACAAGAAAAGATAGAAGAGGGACCAGTAACTGAAATGAACAGGGAGGTG TACGCTTCCATGTTCGGACCGACGACTGGGGACAAGATCAAGCTCGCCGACATGGATCTGTGGATCGAAATCGAAAAGGATTACACTGTCTACGGCGAGGAATGTAAATTCGGTGGAG GTAAGGTCCTTCGAGATGGTGGAGGCCAAGCATCCGGCAGGTATGATCATGAGGTCCTTGACCTCGTTATTACCAATGCTCTTATTGTTGACTGGAATGGCATCTATAAG GCCGATATTGGTGTAAAAAATGGCATTATTGTTGGCATCGGTAAAGCTGGTAACCCCGATATGATGGATGGAGTCACAGATGGAATGATTGTGGGCTCAAACACTGAAGTCATTGCTGGCGAAAAGTTGATCGTCACTGCCGGAGCTCTCGACGTTCACGTTCATTATATCTGCCCTCAACTCATGACAGAA GCCTTGGCGTCCGGTATCACTACTGTTGTTGGAGGTGGCACAGGTCCTGCAGATGGTTCCAACGCCACGACCTGCACGTCTTCGCCTTTCTACATGCAAAACATGATCAAAGCAACCGACACAATGCCTCTCAATTTTGGTTTCACCGGGAAGGGCAACGATTCTGGCACTAACTCACTAAGGGACATTATCGAAGCCGGAGCTTGTGGCTTGAAGGTGCATGAGGATTGGGGCGCTACACCCGAAGTTATTGACAGGGCTCTGACCATTGCCGACGAGTATGATGTACAG GTCAACCTCCACAGCGATACCCTCAATGAAAGTGGATACGTCGAGAGTACCTTGGCCGCCATTAAAGGCAGGACTATTCACAGTTACCACACTGAAGGAGCTGGTGGCGGACATGCTCCAGACATCATCGTTGTCTGTGAGCATGAGAACGTCTTGCCTAGCTCCACCAACCCAACTAGGCCCTATGCTGTTAACACTCTTGATGAGCATCTTGAC ATGCTTATGGTCTGCCATCACCTCGATAAGTCAATCCCAGAGGACATTGCCTTTGCCGACTCTCGTATCCGTTCTGAAACCGTTGCAGCCGAAGATGTCTTACAAGACACAGGCGCAATTTCTATGATTTCATCTGACAGTCAAGCTATGGGTCGTATCGGTGAAGTCATCACTCGTACATGGCGTACGGCTGCGAAGATGAAGCAATACCGTGGTCCTCTTGAGGGCGATGAGCCAACGAGAGACAACAACAGGGTTAAACGATATGTTGCCAAGTACACTATCAACCCTGCCATCACCCACGGTATGTCGCACCTCATCGGTCACGTTGCCGTGGGCTGTCTGGCAGATTTGGTCTTCTGGACTGCAGAGTCCTTTGGTGCTAGACCGGAAATGGTTCTCAAGGGCGGTGTCATTGCTTGGGCTGCGATTGGCGAGGCGAACGCTGCGATCCCCACTGTACAGCCCATCATTGGCCGGCCCATGTGGGGCGCCCAGCCCGCCGCGGCTGCACTCAATTCAATTGTTTGGGTCAGCCAGGCGTCTCTTGACAAGG ACCTCGTCAAGAGATTCGACATTAAGAAGCGGGCGGAGGCTGTCAAGAACTGTCGCGCTATTGGAAAAAAAGATATGAAGTGGAACGACACTATGCCAAAGATGACCG TCGATCCAGAGACCTACGATGTGCGCGCCGACGGCGTCCTTTGCGACGTCCCACCGGCAGACAAACTCCCGTTGACCAAGAGATACTTTGTTTACTAA
- a CDS encoding Hypothetical Protein (Similar to TIGR gene model, INSD accession AAW45254.1), which translates to MRSWRILPVLSLLPFISAATISGNIAFNGLLPLDSLPPTSQISLDHGLTKVWVKQDGSFTLHNVPEGSHQLEPLIPGYIFHPLLVTVQPAASSESDTAESSTEDQLHVQILNPARQPLPVSAVSLPYPLVLEPVAKENYFVPQSGMNMLGLLKSPMVLMMLFSGIMMWAMPKLLTNMDDPEFSKEMAETRQKMQGIQNGDWTGALSNMLAGTVEDKPATVQSSGGSAKTGGKKRRK; encoded by the exons ATGCGTTCATGGCGGATCTTACCAGTTTT GTCGCTTCTTCCCTTCATCTCTGCGGCAACCATCTCTGGCAACATTGCCTTTAATGGTTTGCTACCAT TGGATTCTCTGCCTCCCACAAGTCAAATCTCATTGGATCATGGGTTGACAAAAGTGTGGGTCAAGCAGGATGGATCATTTACATT ACACAATGTACCCGAGGGTTCCCATCAGCTCGAGCCTCTCATCCCAGGCTACATATTCCACCCC TTACTGGTCACTGTGCAACCAGCTGCCTCTTCCGAATCCGACACTGCCGAATCCTCGACGGAGGATCAATTGCATGTCCAAATTTTGAATCCCGCCCGGCAGCCTCTCCCGGTATCTGCAGTGTCACTCCCTTATCCTCTGGTGCTTGAACCTGTAGCGAAGGAGAATTACTTCGTCCCTCAGAGCGGGATGAATATGCTGGGGTTGTTAAAGAGCCCCATGGTTCTGATGATGCTGTTCAGTGGAATAATGATGTGGGCAATGCCCAAGTTGCTC ACAAATATGGATGATCCAGAGTTCTCAAAGGAGATGGCAGAGACCAGGCAAAAGATGCAGGGGATTCAGAATGGAGATTGGACAGGAGC ATTGTCCAACATGCTTGCAGGTACCGTGGAGGACAAGCCTGCCACCGTGCAGTCCAGTGGTGGGTCTGCCAAGACGGGAGGTAAGAAGCGCAGAAAGTAA